The proteins below are encoded in one region of Penicillium psychrofluorescens genome assembly, chromosome: 4:
- a CDS encoding uncharacterized protein (ID:PFLUO_006069-T1.cds;~source:funannotate), translated as MAGGNVEKGNRYIAALEQARSQGKWDEVPELIRKVTKHAPQRICVIQTATAESRVIVYLQHKASAETTQPSPNLLELIPALLTTIGNNDGSPQEILQAQVCLGWIHWALNEPALAAVRLPKDFAATVSSLTSDGQALTPWTEVCLVKGCYIKATAQATVAGIDETLDTFVALEPWLSSGKQTSASNAQFLNWSENLLGKGALMASKEASKNSPFSNPRHVEIALRLFRQWAVHPAVKQGLAVQRSTGSDFSNPISRTSLWNSYYGFLTTVLQENLTYPPPSADGPGRPQQAAELRRVETICESNLLREMKFPTASSGNSQVEEWVERVISNWEILCGPHWHDDDLGEGGQILASRNVLDMLYRAAAKTYHSHLVLRRLFHVHAAVADFDLAVQAFDSYIEIVTAAKDRAEKSAEYGELERDETFLQTLSEGVMLLSCLGSFEEAEKAKNITELIREYTSKHVTDQVNGEANGKLMLSDDPDSPRAPEVSLFALATAYRAVGVGLANWASWTPMNEFRDDIRGEAIEYLEKSISPDLGNALNNSSIYTLALVLAENRDLDSAIDYVKSALSSETSSTMSTPGLFKERDLVSLWHLLALLLSAKHEFDIAEHSCEAAFEQFPREIFSTSQRERRNSRHSHHAKDSTGRSVISQLQGREKERIIQTRITQLAFFEILEGPEAAVNQSEQLLSLFGSLFHDLNLDAEEIKTGKQERLNPPKTSATTRSFRGSIFHRNRASQLPDRRVERSASPTAPPVPTAPNGQTNGTETPAIQVTDEDRRNRHERSALGRSDSKKLRKRSLSAQRNEKPRTSEPPLPNGASDSPDMVGIAVSGNTTPVSATHSPVAKQPLRPVGHNFSHTQQPAPVGHEKQPPEQDVRLSVSHRFNSPTNAITKFTMVQSQKHALGLLVNIWLIIAGLYRRASLFDDAREACEEASKQAGRVEALVASQESSARSFNKRGWGAAKSSEELWADVYAEQGLLTQAQSKPRGAIKHFEEALLRNPHHPTATIALANLLLDIWDQTMPPESVNADGDVNLSRLSLFEDTPKPKTAKAISTDELKAINTVQDPPPAKAASSAHDVDPKLLHRLAARDRAYGLLSSLTKLGSSWDNSEAWYALSRAYEAGDQIDKLKSVLWWCIELEDRRPIRHWSNIGSGLYVL; from the exons ATGGCG GGAGGCAATGTTGAGAAAGGCAATCGCTACATTGCGGCCTTGGAGCAGGCGCGCAGCCAGGGCAAATGGGACGAGGTCCCCGAATTGATTCGAAAAGTGACAAAGCATGCTCCTCAGCGCATTT GTGTGATCCAGACCGCAACGGCCGAATCGCGAGTGATTGTGTATCTGCAACACAAGGCTAGTGCCGAAACCACGCAGCCCTCTCCGAACCTTCTCGAGCTGATTCCAGCGCTGCTGACAACCATCGGAAACAACGACGGGAGCCCGCAAGAGATCCTACAAGCGCAAGTCTGCTTGGGATGGATCCATTGGGCGCTGAACGAACCGGCATTGGCCGCGGTGCGTCTTCCCAAGGACTTTGCGGCGACAGTCTCCAGCCTCACCAGCGATGGCCAAGCTCTAACCCCCTGGACGGAGGTTTGTCTGGTGAAGGGATGTTATATCAAGG CAACTGCCCAAGCAACTGTGGCAGGAATCGACGAGACCCTAGATACCTTCGTCGCTCTCGAACCGTGGCTGAGTAGTGGGAAACAGACGTCAGCCTCCAATGCACAGTTCCTGAATTGGTCCGAAAACCTTCTCGGCAAAGGCGCTCTGATGGCAAGCAAGGAAGCCAGCAAAAACTCACCATTCTCAAATCCCAGGCATGTGGAGATTGCGTTGCGGCTATTCCGACAGTGGGCTGTCCACCCCGCGGTCAAACAGGGGCTTGCCGTGCAAAGGTCAACGGGCTCGGATTTTTCCAACCCGATTTCGAGAACATCACTATGGAACTCTTACTATGGGTTTCTGACAACAGTCCTCCAGGAAAATCTGACATatcctcctccctctgccgACGGGCCAGGACGCCCCCAGCAAGCCGCCGAGCTGCGTCGCGTAGAAACAATCTGCGAGAGCAACCTGCTCCGCGAGATGAAATTCCCTACGGCCAGCTCCGGAAACTCGCAGGTCGAAGAGTGGGTGGAGCGGGTTATCAGCAACTGGGAGATTCTCTGCGGGCCGCATTGGCATGATGACGATCTTGGGGAAGGAGGGCAGATTTTAGCGAGCCGCAATGTACTAGAC ATGCTGTATCGTGCGGCCGCCAAGACTTACCATTCCCATCTGGTCCTTCGACGGCTGTTTCACGTCCACGCTGCCGTGGCAGATTTTGATCTTGCCGTCCAGGCTTTTGACTCTTATATTGAAATCGTTACCGCGGCCAAGGACCGAGCAGAAAAATCCGCGGAGTACGGAGAGCTGGAGAGAGACGAGACCTTCCTGCAAACTCTTTCGGAGGGTGTTATGCTCTTGAGCTGCCTTGGGTCGTTCGAAGAAGCCGAAAAGGCCAAAAATATAACCGAGTTGATCCGAGAATATACCAGCAAGCATGTCACGGATCAGGTCAATGGCGAGGCTAATGGTAAATTGATGCTCTCAGACGACCCGGATTCGCCCAGGGCGCCAGAAGTTTCTCTGTTTGCGCTTGCCACCGCGTACAGAGCAGTCGGTGTCGGTCTTGCCAACTGGGCCAGCTGGACGCCGATGAACGAGTTCAGGGACGATATCCGGGGAGAGGCGATTGAGTATCTGGAGAAAAGTATTTCCCCGGATCTGGGGAACGCCTTGAACAATTCCTCTATTTACACGCTCGCCCTTGTTTTGGCCGAGAATAGAGACCTTGATAGCGCGATTGACTATGTCAAATCCGCGCTGTCTTCGGAAACCTCGTCTACTATGTCAACACCCGGTCTCTTCAAGGAGCGTGACTTGGTTTCTTTGTGGCACTTACTGGCACTCCTGCTGAGTGCAAAGCACGAATTCGACATTGCTGAGCATTCATGTGAAGCTGCATTCGAGCAATTTCCCCGGGAAATCTTTTCGACGAGCCAACGTGAAAGACGGAATTCAAGGCATTCGCATCATGCTAAAGATTCCACTGGACGCTCTGTGATCAGTCAATTGcagggcagagagaaagagcgcaTCATTCAGACCCGTATCACACAGCTCGCATTCTTTGAGATTCTCGAGGGTCCAGAGGCGGCTGTCAATCAGAGTGAGCAGTTGCTCAGTCTTTTTGGCTCTCTATTCCATGATCTGAATCTTGACGCCGAGGAAATCAAGACTGGCAAGCAAGAACGTTTGAATCCACCCAAGACTTCAGCCACGACAAGAAGCTTCCGGGGGAGCATCTTCCATCGAAACCGAGCATCCCAGTTGCCAGATCGGCGAGTCGAGCGCTCTGCAAGTCCAACTGCGCCACCGGTCCCCACGGCTCCAAACGGCCAAACCAACGGCACAGAGACGCCGGCAATTCAGGTCACAGATGAAGATCGCCGCAACCGTCATGAGCGTTCTGCTTTGGGGCGCTCAGATTCAAAGAAATTGCGGAAGCGCAGCCTGAGTGCCCAGAGAAACGAAAAGCCACGGACTTCAGAGCCACCACTCCCCAACGGGGCAAGCGACTCTCCGGATATGGTTGGCATCGCAGTGTCTGGGAATACAACACCTGTGTCAGCAACTCACTCCCCGGTTGCCAAACAACCATTGCGCCCGGTGGGTCATAATTTCAGTCACACGCAACAACCAGCTCCAGTCGGCCATGAGAAGCAACCTCCAGAGCAGGATGTGCGGCTTTCAGTCTCCCACCGGTTCAATTCGCCGACTAATGCCATTACGAAATTTACTATGGTTCAAAGCCAGAAGCATGCTCTCGGCCTTTTGGTCAATATCTGGCTGATCATCGCCGGTCTCTATCGTCGGGCATCTCTCTTCGATGATGCTCGAGAGGCATGCGAAGAGGCTTCCAAACAAGCCGGGCGAGTCGAGGCACTTGTCGCGTCGCAGGAGTCTTCGGCTCGATCTTTCAACAAACGCGGCTGGGGTGCCGCAAAGAGCTCTGAGGAGCTTTGGGCCGACGTCTACGCTGAACAGGGTCTCTTGACACAGGCTCAGTCCAAGCCGCGGGGGGCAATCAAGCATTTTGAAGAAGCGCTTCTGCGCAATCCCCACCATCCGACAGCGACTATCGCGCTTGCAAACCTCCTCCTGGATATCTGGGACCAGACGATGCCTCCGGAGTCTGTCAACgcagatggcgatgtcaaCCTGTCCCGTCTGTCATTGTTCGAGGATACtcccaagcccaagaccgCGAAAGCCATCTCAACCGACGAGCTTAAAGCAATCAACACGGTACAGGATCCTCCACCCGCCAAGGctgcctcctccgcccacGACGTCGACCCCAAGCTCCTGCATCGTCTGGCCGCTCGGGATCGGGCGTATGGCCTACTCTCGTCCCTGACCAAACTCGGCAGCTCGTGGGACAACTCGGAAGCGTGGTATGCGCTGTCACGGGCCTACGAGGCCGGTGACCAGATCGACAAGTTGAAGTCGGTCCTCTGGTGGTGCATTGAGCTCGAAGACCGGCGTCCTATTCGGCATTGGTCGAACATTGGATCTGGTCTGTATGTGCTCTAA